The following proteins come from a genomic window of Alnus glutinosa chromosome 10, dhAlnGlut1.1, whole genome shotgun sequence:
- the LOC133880397 gene encoding putative disease resistance RPP13-like protein 1 has translation MAEALVGGAFLSAFLQVLFDRMASRKFIDFFREQKVTDGLLEKLETTLRSVNAVLEDAEEKQVTKPDVAKWLDDLKDAVYHADDILDEIATKALRLEVDAASKVRTRISTSSFFRKIEPKIKDVHERLEFLAKQKKHMGLREGVGGESSKRLPTTSLVQESDILGRNDDKETIVNLLLSDDANGGEMRVIPIVGMGGVGKTTLAQIVYKDKRVKEHFELKAWVCVSDEFDVFRVTKTVLEAVTSSTCGIKDLNLLQVTLQEKLMGKKFLFVLDDVWNENSDYWDALSRPFKSGAIGSAIIVTTRNEGVASIMRTIPTHHLKMLLEEDCWSLFAKHAFHDYNSDAHPKLEVIGRQIVKKCKGLPLAAKTIGGLLRFKLDVNEWEKILISELWDSPINKTNILPALRLSYKYLPSHLKQCFAYCSMFPKDYALKKDQVVLLWMAEGFLEETKNKPMEEIGHEYFLDLASRSLFEQSSDDKSGFVMHDLVNDLATFVSGQFTFRLEDDHSQEIVDKTRHFSYVRRRRYDNFKKFESLCETTRLHTFLPLKLSPGYNFFFLTKRVPLDLLPKLRCLRVLSLSHYQNMTELPESIDKIKHLRYLNLSSTAIKRLSNSICKLCNLQTLNLSGCKDFSVLPREM, from the coding sequence ATGGCCGAGGCCTTAGTGGGAGGAGCGTTTCTCTCCGCCTTCCTCCAAGTGTTATTTGACAGAATGGCGTCTCGCAAGTTCATTGACTTCTTTCGGGAGCAAAAAGTCACCGATGGACTCTTAGAAAAGTTGGAGACAACGTTGCGGTCCGTGAATGCAGTGCTCGAAGACGCGGAGGAGAAGCAAGTTACAAAACCTGATGTTGCCAAGTGGCTCGATGACCTGAAAGATGCTGTGTATCATGCAGACGACATCTTGGATGAGATTGCTACTAAAGCCTTGCGCCTCGAGGTGGATGCTGCAAGTAAGGTACGAACCCGAATCTCTACTTCTTCCTTTTTCAGGAAGATAGAACCAAAGATTAAAGATGTACACGAAAGATTGGAATTTCTAGCGAAACAAAAAAAGCATATGGGTTTGAGAGAAGGTGTTGGAGGAGAATCATCAAAAAGATTGCCCACGACTTCTTTGGTCCAAGAATCTGATATTTTGGGTAGGAATGATGATAAAGAGACAATAGTTAACTTGTTGCTCTCGGATGACGCAAATGGAGGTGAGATGCGTGTGATTCCCATAGTGGGAATGGGGGGAGTTGGCAAGACCACCCTTGCTCAAATTGTATACAAGGACAAGAGGGTGAAGGAGCATTTTGAGCTTAAGGCATGGGTATGTGTTTCGGATGAGTTTGACGTGTTCAGGGTAACTAAAACAGTTCTAGAGGCAGTGACTTCGTCAACTTGTGGTATCAAAGATCTAAATCTTCTTCAAGTTACACTACAAGAGAAATTGATGGGGAAGAAATTCCTATTTGTTTTAGATGATGTATGGAATGAGAATTCTGATTATTGGGATGCCTTAAGCCGTCCATTTAAATCTGGGGCAATAGGAAGTGCAATCATTGTAACAACACGCAATGAAGGTGTTGCATCAATCATGCGCACAATTCCAACTCATCATCTAAAGATGTTACTGGAAGAAGATTGTTGGTCACTATTTGCAAAACATGCATTCCATGATTATAACTCTGATGCACATCCAAAGCTAGAAGTAATAGGTAGGCAAATAGTGAAAAAGTGTAAAGGTCTACCTCTAGCGGCCAAGACAATTGGGGGTCTCTTACGATTTAAACTAGATGTTAATGAGTGGGAGAAGATACTAATAAGCGAATTATGGGATTCGCCAATAAACAAGACAAACATTCTTCCAGCTTTAAGATTAAGTTACAAATATCTCCCCTCTCATTTAAAGCAATGTTTTGCTTATTGTTCAATGTTTCCTAAAGATTATGCTTTAAAAAAAGATCAAGTGGTCTTATTATGGATGGCAGAAGGTTTCCTagaagaaaccaaaaataaacCAATGGAAGAAATTGGTCATGAATACTTCCTTGATCTAGCATCAAGATCGTTGTTTGAGCAATCAAGTGATGATAAATCAGGTTTTGTAATGCATGATCTTGTCAACGACTTGGCAACTTTTGTATCTGGACAATTTACCTTTAGATTGGAGGATGACCATTCTCAGGAAATTGTGGACAAGACTCGCCATTTTTCGTATGttcgaagaagaagatatgaTAACTTTAAGAAGTTTGAGTCTCTTTGCGAGACTACTCGATTGCACACATTCCTACCATTGAAGTTGTCACCAGGCtacaatttcttcttcttaactAAAAGAGTACCGCTTGATTTATTGCCAAAGCTAAGATGCTTGCGCGTGCTCTCTCTATCTCACTATCAAAATATGACTGAGTTGCCTGAATCAATTGACAAAATTAAGCATCTACGTTATTTGAACCTTTCTTCCACAGCAATTAAAAGGTTGTCTAATTCCATATGTAAGTTGTGCAATTTGCAAACATTGAATCTATCAGGTTGTAAAGATTTTTCTGTATTGCCAAGAGAGATGTGA